In one window of Tenacibaculum mesophilum DNA:
- a CDS encoding nitroreductase family protein — MSFITSMQQRYTTKKYNASKKIESEKIKELQQVLQLSPSSINSQPWKFTFVSDTDTKEQLSKVSWLNTSKVIESDTIVVFNRINDIDLFEKQIEEELPEGAVGYYKEFIKPKPEEEIKAWFNRQVYLALGVFLSACAEMGIDATPMEGIEPENYDKILNNKDYATVVAVAIGYRDEEDFNQPDRKPKSRLAFNKVIETV, encoded by the coding sequence ATGAGCTTTATAACATCAATGCAGCAACGTTATACAACAAAAAAATATAATGCTTCAAAAAAAATTGAATCAGAAAAAATCAAAGAGTTACAACAGGTTTTACAATTAAGTCCTTCTTCAATAAATAGCCAACCATGGAAATTCACTTTTGTTTCTGACACTGATACTAAAGAACAACTTTCAAAAGTATCTTGGTTAAATACTAGCAAGGTTATTGAAAGTGATACCATTGTTGTTTTTAATCGAATTAATGATATTGATTTGTTTGAAAAACAAATTGAAGAAGAGCTCCCTGAGGGTGCTGTTGGTTATTATAAAGAATTTATAAAGCCAAAACCTGAAGAAGAAATTAAAGCCTGGTTTAACAGACAAGTATATTTGGCTTTAGGAGTTTTTTTAAGTGCTTGTGCTGAAATGGGAATCGATGCCACTCCAATGGAAGGTATTGAACCAGAAAATTATGACAAAATTTTAAACAACAAAGATTACGCAACTGTTGTTGCTGTGGCTATTGGCTATAGAGATGAAGAGGATTTTAATCAACCAGACAGAAAACCTAAATCGAGATTGGCTTTTAACAAGGTTATTGAAACTGTTTAG
- the ftsY gene encoding signal recognition particle-docking protein FtsY has translation MSFFKKIFSKEKKETLDKGLEKTKTSFFSKLSKAVAGKAKVDDDVLDNLEEVLVSSDVGVETTLKIIDRIEERVSRDKYLGTEELNQILREEIAGLLSETNTGDDTDFTIPANTKPYVLMVVGVNGVGKTTTIGKLASQFKKKGLKVVLGAADTFRAAAIDQLQVWADRTDVPIVRQEMGSDPASVAFDTVQSGVNQGADVIIIDTAGRLHNKVNLMNELTKIKRVMQKVIPNAPHDVLLVLDGSTGQNAFEQAKQFTKATEVTSLAVTKLDGTAKGGVVIGISDQFKIPVKYIGVGEGIDDLQVFNKHEFVDSFFK, from the coding sequence ATGAGTTTTTTTAAGAAAATCTTCTCTAAAGAGAAAAAGGAAACCTTAGACAAGGGATTAGAAAAAACCAAAACAAGTTTTTTCTCTAAATTATCAAAAGCAGTTGCTGGTAAAGCTAAGGTTGATGATGATGTATTAGATAATTTAGAAGAAGTATTGGTATCGTCTGATGTAGGAGTAGAAACTACCCTGAAAATAATAGATAGAATAGAAGAACGTGTATCTCGCGACAAATATTTAGGAACAGAAGAGCTAAACCAAATTTTACGTGAAGAAATAGCGGGTTTATTATCAGAAACCAATACTGGTGACGACACCGATTTCACTATTCCAGCAAATACGAAACCTTATGTGTTAATGGTTGTAGGTGTTAATGGAGTAGGAAAAACAACTACGATAGGTAAACTAGCTTCACAATTTAAAAAGAAAGGGTTAAAAGTTGTTTTAGGAGCAGCGGATACCTTTAGAGCCGCAGCAATAGATCAGCTACAAGTTTGGGCAGATAGAACAGACGTACCAATTGTAAGACAAGAAATGGGTTCCGATCCTGCCTCTGTAGCTTTTGATACAGTTCAATCAGGTGTAAATCAAGGAGCAGATGTTATAATTATCGACACTGCAGGACGTTTACATAATAAAGTAAACCTAATGAATGAGCTAACAAAAATAAAACGTGTAATGCAAAAAGTAATACCAAATGCACCACACGATGTATTGTTAGTGTTAGATGGTTCAACAGGACAAAATGCTTTTGAACAAGCAAAACAATTTACGAAAGCAACAGAAGTAACTTCGTTAGCAGTAACTAAATTAGATGGTACCGCAAAAGGAGGCGTTGTTATCGGAATTTCAGATCAATTTAAAATACCTGTGAAATATATTGGAGTAGGAGAAGGTATTGATGACCTACAAGTATTCAACAAACATGAATTTGTAGATTCGTTTTTTAAATAG
- a CDS encoding DUF4295 domain-containing protein, whose product MAKKSVASLQTGSKRLTKAIKMVKSPKSGAYTFVEAIMDPESVNDFLAKK is encoded by the coding sequence ATGGCAAAGAAATCAGTAGCATCGTTACAAACAGGTTCAAAAAGATTAACCAAAGCTATCAAAATGGTAAAGTCTCCAAAATCAGGAGCTTATACATTTGTTGAAGCTATTATGGATCCAGAAAGCGTGAATGACTTTTTAGCAAAAAAGTAA
- the rpmG gene encoding 50S ribosomal protein L33 yields the protein MAKKGNRVQVILECTEHKASGQPGTSRYITTKNKKNTPDRMELKKFNPILKKMTVHKEIK from the coding sequence ATGGCAAAAAAAGGAAACAGAGTTCAAGTAATTTTAGAGTGTACTGAGCACAAAGCTTCTGGTCAACCAGGAACTTCTCGTTATATTACAACAAAGAACAAAAAGAATACTCCTGATAGAATGGAATTAAAGAAATTTAATCCAATCTTAAAGAAGATGACAGTTCATAAAGAAATTAAATAA
- the rpmB gene encoding 50S ribosomal protein L28 produces MSRVCELTGKKAMVGNNVSHALNRTKRRFNANLMTKRFYIPEEDKWVTLKVSASALKNINKKGISAVIKEAREKGFLTK; encoded by the coding sequence ATGTCTAGAGTTTGTGAATTAACAGGAAAAAAAGCGATGGTAGGTAACAATGTATCTCACGCTTTAAATAGAACTAAAAGAAGATTTAACGCTAATTTAATGACTAAGCGTTTCTATATTCCAGAAGAAGATAAATGGGTAACTTTAAAAGTATCTGCTTCTGCATTAAAAAATATTAATAAAAAAGGAATCTCTGCGGTTATTAAAGAAGCTAGAGAAAAAGGTTTCTTAACTAAATAA
- a CDS encoding competence/damage-inducible protein A codes for MNAEIITIGDEILIGQIIDTNSQWIGQELNKIGISVYQISSVQDEKQHILNALKEAESRADIVIATGGLGPTKDDITKKTIAEYFKDEKIVEYPEVIDNIKYLFKKNNHPFNEIQKYQAQLPSKATLLMNRLGTAPGMWFYENNTVFVSLPGVPYEMKGLMKYHVLPKLRSTFKLPFILHRTIMTVGTGETIIAERISDWEESLPNFIKLAYLPSYGRVRLRLSAKGKDKEVLVKEMEKQVAALYMLIPEIIVGDDNETSLEKEVGKLLKKHGKTVATAESLTGGKIASTIVSVPGASSYFMGGFVTYTAALKEQLLNVSKEVIDKYTVVSKEVALAMAKGCLEKLQTDYAIAVTGNAGPTTDHNDKSVGLVYIGIATKSGVDVYEFNFGEPREKVINRTVTKSLELLQAAILK; via the coding sequence ATGAATGCAGAAATCATTACGATAGGAGATGAAATTCTTATCGGACAAATTATAGATACCAATTCACAATGGATTGGTCAAGAACTTAATAAAATTGGAATTTCGGTATATCAAATCTCCTCAGTACAGGATGAAAAACAACATATTTTAAATGCGTTAAAAGAAGCAGAAAGTAGAGCAGATATTGTTATTGCTACAGGAGGATTGGGACCTACCAAAGACGATATCACTAAAAAAACAATTGCTGAATATTTTAAAGATGAAAAGATTGTTGAATACCCCGAAGTAATTGATAACATTAAATACCTATTCAAAAAAAATAATCATCCGTTCAACGAAATCCAGAAGTATCAAGCGCAGCTTCCTTCCAAAGCCACCTTATTAATGAATCGTTTAGGAACTGCACCAGGAATGTGGTTCTATGAAAATAATACTGTTTTTGTATCTCTTCCGGGAGTGCCATATGAAATGAAAGGATTAATGAAGTATCATGTATTGCCTAAGCTACGGTCTACTTTTAAATTGCCATTCATTTTACATAGGACAATTATGACGGTAGGTACAGGGGAAACAATTATTGCAGAAAGAATTTCTGATTGGGAAGAGAGTTTACCTAATTTTATAAAGCTAGCCTACTTACCATCTTATGGACGTGTTCGTTTACGTTTATCAGCTAAAGGAAAAGATAAAGAGGTATTAGTGAAAGAGATGGAAAAGCAAGTTGCAGCATTATATATGCTAATACCAGAAATTATCGTAGGAGATGATAATGAAACATCTTTAGAAAAAGAAGTGGGTAAACTGTTAAAAAAACATGGGAAAACTGTTGCTACAGCAGAAAGCTTAACAGGAGGGAAAATAGCGTCAACCATAGTTTCAGTTCCAGGAGCATCTTCATATTTTATGGGAGGATTCGTTACGTATACAGCAGCTTTAAAAGAACAACTACTCAATGTTTCTAAAGAAGTTATTGATAAATATACGGTAGTAAGTAAAGAAGTAGCTTTAGCAATGGCAAAAGGATGTTTGGAGAAGTTACAAACAGATTACGCGATAGCTGTAACAGGAAATGCAGGTCCAACAACCGATCATAATGATAAAAGTGTAGGATTGGTATATATTGGTATAGCAACTAAAAGTGGAGTAGATGTTTATGAGTTTAATTTTGGGGAGCCAAGAGAAAAGGTAATTAATAGAACGGTAACCAAATCTTTAGAACTTTTACAAGCTGCCATATTAAAATAA
- a CDS encoding fumarylacetoacetate hydrolase family protein, translated as MKIICIGRNYAKHIEELANETPENPVVFLKPDSAILPKKMPFFIPPFSNDIHYEVEVLVKINKVGKHISPKFAHKYYDTVGLGIDFTARDVQAQCKEKGLPWEKAKAFDGSAIVGEFFPKEDFDLENLSFQLQKNDEVVQDGNTTSMLWKIDELISYVSQYFTLKKGDIIFTGTPAGVGKVAENDILTGTIEGKQAFQIKVK; from the coding sequence ATGAAAATAATTTGTATAGGACGTAATTACGCAAAACACATAGAAGAGTTAGCAAATGAAACACCAGAAAACCCGGTAGTTTTCTTAAAACCAGATTCGGCTATTCTTCCTAAAAAAATGCCATTTTTTATTCCTCCGTTTTCAAATGATATCCATTATGAGGTTGAAGTATTGGTAAAAATTAATAAGGTTGGAAAACACATTTCTCCAAAATTTGCTCATAAATATTATGACACTGTAGGCTTAGGGATTGATTTTACTGCGCGTGATGTGCAAGCACAATGTAAAGAAAAAGGATTGCCTTGGGAAAAAGCAAAAGCTTTTGATGGTAGTGCTATAGTAGGAGAGTTTTTTCCGAAAGAAGATTTTGACTTAGAAAACTTGTCTTTTCAATTACAAAAGAACGATGAGGTTGTACAAGATGGAAATACCACTAGTATGTTGTGGAAAATTGATGAGTTGATTAGTTACGTGTCGCAATATTTCACGTTGAAAAAAGGAGATATTATCTTTACAGGAACACCAGCAGGAGTTGGAAAAGTGGCAGAAAATGACATTTTAACAGGAACTATTGAAGGAAAACAAGCTTTTCAAATTAAAGTAAAATAA
- a CDS encoding 1,4-dihydroxy-2-naphthoyl-CoA synthase translates to MIQPDWKVAKEYEDITYKKSHNVARIAFNRPNVRNAFRPKTTSELLDAFHDAHEDTNIGVVLLSAEGPSTKDGVWSFCSGGDQNARGHQGYVGDDGYHRLNILEVQRLIRFMPKAVICVVPGWAVGGGHSLHVTCDLTLASKEHAIFKQTDADVTSFDAGYGSAYLAKMVGQKKAREIFFLGRNYSAQEAYEMGMVNAVIPHDELEQTAFDWAQEILAKSPTSIKMLKFAMNLTDDGMVGQQVFAGEVTRLAYMTDEAKEGRDAFLEKRKPNFPKTWIP, encoded by the coding sequence ATGATACAACCAGACTGGAAAGTTGCCAAAGAGTACGAAGATATTACCTATAAAAAGTCACACAACGTTGCAAGAATAGCATTTAATAGACCCAATGTACGTAATGCGTTTCGACCAAAAACTACTTCAGAGTTATTGGATGCGTTTCATGATGCACATGAAGATACGAATATAGGAGTGGTATTGTTGTCTGCTGAAGGGCCATCAACTAAAGATGGAGTTTGGAGTTTTTGTTCTGGAGGAGATCAAAATGCACGTGGACACCAAGGTTATGTTGGAGATGATGGTTACCACCGTTTGAATATTTTAGAAGTACAGCGTTTAATACGTTTTATGCCAAAAGCAGTAATATGCGTGGTTCCAGGTTGGGCTGTAGGTGGCGGACATAGTTTGCACGTAACTTGTGATTTAACTTTAGCGAGTAAAGAACATGCTATTTTTAAGCAAACTGATGCCGATGTTACTTCGTTTGACGCAGGTTATGGTTCAGCATATTTAGCTAAAATGGTGGGGCAAAAGAAGGCCCGTGAAATATTTTTCTTAGGAAGAAACTACTCAGCACAAGAAGCGTATGAAATGGGTATGGTAAATGCCGTAATTCCACATGATGAGCTAGAGCAAACAGCTTTTGATTGGGCACAAGAAATTTTAGCAAAATCACCAACTTCAATAAAAATGTTAAAGTTTGCAATGAACTTAACGGACGATGGAATGGTAGGGCAACAAGTATTTGCAGGAGAAGTAACTCGTTTAGCATATATGACGGATGAAGCTAAAGAAGGACGTGATGCGTTTTTAGAAAAACGTAAGCCAAACTTCCCTAAAACGTGGATACCATAA
- a CDS encoding alpha/beta hydrolase-fold protein, translating to MKQVYLLFTLLISISLFSQKVVTQKINSKELEKDRNVKIYLPKGYDVDETTNYPLAIVLGDEYLFDLYVGNAKLYANVDKAPRQIVVGIDMKNTYGKDISIIPSNNSLTSSGVHFFNFIKHELIPFMEGNFRTSPFMTIVGEGKAANFITHYLKDEKPIFNSYICITPDFPKFAPAIMESYSLNRLGSIDNTYFLYTSNNKKYIDTNQYNRFSDIKTLLTSYEAKNFNVVFDEFDSSPSYLAIIGETIPRAFTQMFSLYSKITKEEYEANVKDLAPLDAIKYVEKKYLDIQYLYGSNLNVRLDDIFVIEDIVIDRQDGDYLRVLGDFVMIKYPDSHMGDFYIGKYHELGKDYEKADFYYKAAYGKMDPSDPNANAFYENIKRVNDLMGSKKKEEIKNNDEEIIEEEGQE from the coding sequence ATGAAACAAGTATATTTATTATTTACCCTATTAATTAGTATTAGTCTTTTTTCTCAAAAAGTTGTTACTCAAAAAATCAATTCAAAAGAATTAGAAAAAGATAGAAATGTAAAAATCTACCTTCCAAAAGGCTATGATGTAGATGAAACTACTAATTATCCTCTAGCTATTGTTTTAGGTGACGAGTATCTTTTTGATTTATATGTAGGTAATGCTAAACTTTATGCTAATGTAGATAAAGCACCCAGACAAATTGTAGTAGGTATTGATATGAAAAACACTTATGGAAAAGATATTTCTATAATACCTTCTAATAATTCCTTAACCAGTTCAGGGGTACATTTTTTTAATTTTATTAAACATGAGTTAATTCCTTTTATGGAAGGAAACTTTAGAACTTCTCCTTTTATGACAATTGTAGGTGAAGGAAAAGCTGCTAATTTTATTACTCACTACTTAAAAGATGAAAAACCTATTTTTAATTCTTATATCTGTATCACTCCTGATTTTCCTAAGTTTGCTCCAGCTATTATGGAGTCTTATTCTCTTAACAGACTGGGTTCTATAGATAACACTTACTTCTTATATACAAGTAATAACAAAAAGTACATTGACACTAATCAATATAATCGATTTAGTGATATTAAAACGTTATTAACATCCTATGAAGCTAAAAACTTTAATGTTGTTTTTGATGAATTTGATTCTTCTCCAAGCTATTTAGCTATAATTGGAGAAACTATTCCTAGAGCTTTTACACAAATGTTTAGCTTATATTCTAAAATTACTAAAGAAGAGTACGAAGCTAATGTTAAAGATTTGGCTCCTTTAGATGCAATTAAGTATGTGGAAAAAAAATATCTAGATATTCAGTATCTATACGGTTCTAACTTAAATGTTCGTTTAGATGACATTTTTGTTATTGAAGATATTGTAATTGACAGACAAGATGGTGATTACTTGAGAGTTTTAGGGGATTTTGTAATGATAAAATACCCTGATTCTCATATGGGTGATTTTTATATAGGTAAATACCATGAACTTGGAAAAGACTACGAAAAAGCAGATTTTTACTACAAAGCTGCTTATGGAAAAATGGATCCTTCTGATCCTAATGCAAATGCTTTTTACGAAAACATTAAACGTGTAAACGATTTAATGGGAAGTAAA